The following are encoded in a window of Solidesulfovibrio magneticus RS-1 genomic DNA:
- a CDS encoding Crp/Fnr family transcriptional regulator, whose product MDTIQAVADISLFSGLGPKELAALAAVAEVRRYGRGQDIFFSGDPAEGFFSVASGKVRIYQTSLAGKEHIIHVFGPGEVFAEVAVFAGGVYPANAQAMEEGDYLFFPRERFRKLLADDPDLALTMLGLLSIRLRQLVRKLEDLSLREVPARLASHLLLLGAQSKKRVLPLDLPKGQLAAYLGTIPETLSRVLRRFVDEGLISLTGSAVEILDAARLEALAGAPTASAGAAFGEKMPPAAGRG is encoded by the coding sequence GTGGACACCATCCAGGCCGTGGCCGACATCAGTCTGTTTTCCGGGCTTGGTCCCAAGGAGCTGGCCGCCCTGGCCGCCGTGGCCGAGGTGCGGCGCTACGGGCGGGGGCAGGACATTTTTTTCTCCGGCGATCCGGCCGAGGGGTTTTTCTCCGTGGCCTCGGGCAAGGTGCGTATCTACCAGACCTCGCTGGCCGGCAAGGAGCACATCATCCACGTGTTCGGCCCGGGCGAGGTGTTCGCCGAGGTGGCGGTCTTTGCCGGCGGCGTCTATCCGGCCAACGCCCAGGCCATGGAAGAGGGCGATTATCTCTTTTTCCCGCGCGAACGCTTCCGCAAACTGTTGGCCGACGACCCGGACCTGGCGCTGACCATGCTGGGCCTGCTCTCCATCCGCCTGCGCCAGCTGGTGCGAAAGCTCGAAGACTTGAGCCTTCGCGAAGTGCCGGCGCGCCTGGCCTCCCATTTGCTGCTCCTTGGCGCGCAAAGCAAAAAACGCGTGCTGCCCCTCGACCTGCCCAAGGGCCAGCTGGCCGCCTACCTCGGCACCATCCCTGAAACGCTTTCCCGGGTGCTGCGCCGCTTCGTGGACGAGGGACTCATCAGCCTGACCGGCAGCGCGGTGGAGATTCTCGATGCCGCCCGCCTGGAAGCCCTGGCCGGCGCGCCTACGGCGTCGGCGGGGGCGGCGTTTGGGGAGAAGATGCCTCCGGCGGCCGGGAGGGGGTAA
- a CDS encoding GGDEF domain-containing protein codes for MDIPAKDAIAAANRRYKRSLTLRYLIALALAAVLALCSYLLFRHIMAAVDRAAAVTAVSGSQRLLTQRVLAQCLLLAAADDDETRRDIKARLGQALSALQVNHQRLLADLDDPASLAAAAPDLRDIYFKPPYDLDKGMRLFLKNARAFATSEAARPSLSDEAFLNLLAYGENELLRDLGFVIQRYQQLAMSRLTVLRRLESGAALGMMAVLAASGLFIFRPMVRRICADRERLQGANDALAELAVTDQLTGAYNRLKFNEVMHTQVARSARYGEALSVVMFDIDHFKVVNDTYGHGAGDDMLRELARRVIEATRGVDWLFRYGGEEFVVAAPHTALGNAALLAEKLRLIVAGKPFPHGIAGSISLGVAELKPGESVEELMARVDAALYTAKNAGRNRVAVAGCASENDTQCPLPEPLPTS; via the coding sequence ATGGATATTCCTGCCAAGGACGCCATCGCCGCCGCCAACCGGCGCTACAAACGCAGTCTGACCCTGCGCTACCTCATCGCCCTGGCCCTGGCCGCCGTCCTGGCCCTTTGCTCCTATCTGCTTTTTCGCCACATCATGGCCGCCGTGGACCGCGCCGCCGCCGTCACCGCCGTGTCCGGCTCCCAGCGCCTGCTTACCCAACGCGTACTGGCCCAGTGTCTGCTCCTGGCCGCCGCCGACGACGACGAAACCCGGCGCGACATCAAGGCCCGGCTGGGGCAAGCCCTTTCCGCCCTGCAGGTCAACCACCAGCGCCTGCTGGCCGACCTCGACGATCCCGCCTCCCTGGCCGCCGCCGCCCCGGACCTGCGTGACATCTACTTCAAGCCGCCCTATGACCTGGACAAGGGGATGCGCCTTTTCCTCAAAAACGCCCGGGCCTTCGCCACCTCCGAAGCGGCCCGGCCGTCCCTGTCCGACGAGGCGTTCCTCAATCTGCTGGCTTACGGCGAAAACGAATTGCTGCGCGACCTCGGCTTTGTCATCCAGCGTTACCAGCAGTTGGCCATGTCGCGGCTGACGGTGCTGCGCCGGCTGGAAAGCGGGGCCGCCCTGGGCATGATGGCCGTTTTGGCCGCGTCGGGACTGTTTATTTTCCGGCCCATGGTGCGCCGCATCTGCGCCGACCGGGAACGTCTGCAGGGAGCCAATGACGCCCTGGCCGAACTGGCCGTCACCGACCAGCTGACCGGAGCCTACAACCGGCTCAAATTCAATGAGGTGATGCACACCCAGGTGGCCCGGTCCGCCCGCTACGGCGAGGCCCTGTCCGTGGTCATGTTCGACATCGACCATTTCAAGGTGGTCAACGACACCTACGGCCACGGGGCCGGCGACGACATGTTGCGGGAGCTGGCCCGGCGGGTGATCGAGGCCACGCGCGGCGTGGACTGGCTGTTTCGCTACGGCGGCGAGGAATTCGTGGTGGCCGCGCCCCACACGGCCCTGGGCAACGCCGCGCTTTTGGCCGAAAAGCTGCGGCTCATCGTGGCCGGCAAGCCTTTTCCCCACGGCATCGCCGGCAGCATCAGCCTGGGCGTGGCCGAGCTCAAGCCCGGGGAATCGGTGGAAGAACTCATGGCCCGGGTGGACGCGGCCCTGTACACGGCCAAGAATGCCGGCCGAAACCGCGTGGCCGTGGCCGGCTGCGCCTCGGAAAACGACACCCAATGCCCCCTGCCTGAACCCCTGCCGACCAGCTAA